In the Arachis ipaensis cultivar K30076 chromosome B10, Araip1.1, whole genome shotgun sequence genome, one interval contains:
- the LOC107619937 gene encoding uncharacterized protein LOC107619937, whose amino-acid sequence MFTDQFDFIVADLWKGVTYEVDSLTTPISHEIKQFIRGLRYPSLTELKLQWEWWPAATKKYSANEDYRWLLEKTLNWNANNNWNWLWNTKILEKFKFTVWLGLHDALPTETFRFKRHLASSDMCKRCSNKAQETMEHCLRDCERSKAIWHMFDPSILDSTAGTAPEEWFRKVLADNEAFFGAGFWWVWRHKCNDIFNTDNLWTNHKVVALARITAKDLQVYRNRNSAFRTLIARLFAGVTTIKASYAELQMAQQPYNNEAIQKADQAVVDELISISELKKRFLKKELNISSPQVTLMLAEVQEQQSLMKTFGITIQNLQSLVDTKDSEISSLKKQLHEYTAFNKSLEKKLHSSGSLSKFESLHLSALNTTHFIHFLQHTLSSMKSFTKLMIKEMESSNWDLELAAKCIQPDAVFIKQSHRCYAFESFVNMTMFEGFNVPSEPLQKHHNRNLYLENFKRHKSLNTKHYLSAHDPNSSFARFLKSKYLQVVHEKMECSFFGNLNHRKLLKLNNGGVPDSAFFVAFAEMAKRVWCLDCLALSLDEDVRIFQVKKNTRFSEAYMECEAEKVVSTSSEEVTDSDSGELRVGFTVVPGFMIGKSVIQSQVYLSPVS is encoded by the exons ATGTTTACAGATCAGTTTG attttatAGTGGCTGACTTGTGGAAAGGGGTGACTTATGAGGTTGATAGTCTTACCACGCCTATTTCACATGAGATTAAGCAGTTTATTCGTGGTCTGAGATATCCTAGTTTGACTGAGTTGAAGCTACAGTGGGAGTGGTGGCCTGCAGCAACAAAAAAGTATAGTGCAAATGAGGATTATAGATGGTTATTAGAGAAAACCTTAAATTGGAATGCCAATAATAACTGGAACTGGTTGTGGAATACAAAGATTCTAGAGAAGTTCAAATTTACTGTGTGGCTTGGCTTACATGATGCTCTACCAACTGAGACCTTTCGATTCAAGCGACATTTAGCTTCTTCAGATATGTGTAAGAGATGTAGTAACAAGGCGCAAGAAACTATGGAACATTGCCTTAGAGACTGTGAACGATCAAAGGCAATTTGGCATATGTTTGATCCTAGTATCCTGGACTCGACGGCTGGTACTGCTCCTGAAGAGTGGTTTCGGAAGGTCTTGGCTGACAATGAGGCGTTTTTTGGTGCAGGGTTTTGGTGGGTATGGAGACATAAGTGCAATGACATATTCAATACTGACAACCTTTGGACAAACCATAAGGTTGTTGCCTTAGCCAGAATTACCGCCAAGGACTTACAGGTTTATAGGAATCGAAACAGTGCCTTTAG AACTCTTATTGCAAGGCTCTTTGCTGGTGTCACCACCATTAAAGCTTCATATGCAGAGCTGCAAATGGCTCAGCAACCTTACAACAATGAAGCAATTCAGAAAGCTGATCAAGCTGTTGTTGATGAACTCATTTCCATCTCTGAGTTGAAGAAAAGGTTCTTGAAGAAAGAACTTAACATTTCATCACCACAAGTGACTCTCATGCTTGCAGAGGTTCAAGAACAACAAAGCCTAATGAAGACCTTTGGAATCACCATTCAAAATCTCCAATCTTTGGTTGATACCAAAGATTCTGAAATCTCATCACTGAAGAAACAGCTTCATGAGTACACTGCATTCAACAAATCACTTGAGAAGAAGCTACACTCAAGTGGTTCATTATCAAAGTTCGAGAGTCTTCATCTTTCAGCACTTAACACAACACACTTCATCCATTTTCTTCAACATACTCTAAGCTCAATGAAGAGCTTCACCAAGTTGATGATCAAAGAAATGGAATCATCAAATTGGGATTTAGAACTAGCAGCCAAATGTATCCAACCAGATGCAGTTTTTATCAAACAAAGCCATCGATGCTATGCATTTGAATCCTTTGTAAACATGACAATGTTTGAAGGCTTCAATGTTCCAAGTGAACCACTTCAGAAACACCATAACAGAAACCTTTACTTGGAAAACTTCAAGAGGCACAAATCTCTGAACACAAAACACTACTTATCAGCACACGATCCAAACTCATCGTTTGCCAGATTCTTGAAATCCAAGTACCTTCAAGTGGTTCATGAAAAAATGGAGTGTTCCTTCTTTGGAAACCTTAACCATAGGAAGCTACTCAAACTCAACAATGGAGGTGTCCCAGATTCAGCTTTCTTCGTTGCTTTTGCGGAGATGGCAAAGCGTGTGTGGTGTTTGGACTGTTTGGCACTTTCTTTAGATGAAGATGTCAGAATTTTTCAGGTGAAGAAGAACACTAGATTCTCTGAGGCCTACATGGAATGTGAAGCAGAAAAAGTAGTTTCAACCTCCTCAGAGGAAGTTACTGATTCCGATTCCGGCGAGCTTCGGGTGGGTTTCACGGTGGTTCCAGGTTTTATGATTGGAAAAAGTGTTATACAGAGCCAGGTTTACCTTTCTCCAGTGAGTTAG